The Agromyces hippuratus genome has a window encoding:
- a CDS encoding amino acid ABC transporter substrate-binding protein: protein MSRAPRVRTLLGLAAASVAVVALAACSSGAPASSEAAGDDEYGLVKAGTLTVATEGTYPPFTYHEGGAGDLVGYDVEVAEAVADKLGLEIQFEETQWDAIFAGLDAGRFDVIANQVSINPDREEDYLFSTPYTVSPSVVVVNEGDDSISSFEDLEGKTTAQSLTSNFYQLAVDAGANVEAVEGWAQAVALLEQGRVDATVNDKLTYLDYLKQTPDAKLAVVAETDPSESALTFTKDKTALVKAVDEALAELRDEGVLAELGEKYFGEDVSQ, encoded by the coding sequence ATGTCCCGCGCACCCCGCGTTCGCACCCTGCTCGGCCTCGCCGCAGCATCCGTCGCCGTCGTCGCCCTCGCCGCCTGCTCGAGCGGAGCGCCGGCGTCGAGCGAAGCGGCCGGTGACGACGAGTACGGACTGGTGAAGGCCGGAACGCTGACCGTCGCGACCGAGGGCACCTACCCGCCCTTCACGTACCACGAGGGCGGCGCGGGCGACCTCGTCGGCTACGACGTCGAGGTGGCCGAGGCCGTCGCCGACAAGCTCGGCCTCGAGATCCAGTTCGAGGAGACCCAGTGGGACGCGATCTTCGCGGGCCTCGACGCGGGCCGCTTCGACGTGATCGCGAACCAGGTCTCGATCAACCCCGACCGCGAAGAGGACTACCTCTTCTCGACGCCGTACACGGTGTCGCCGAGCGTCGTCGTCGTCAACGAGGGCGACGACTCGATCTCGAGCTTCGAAGACCTCGAGGGCAAGACCACGGCGCAGTCGCTGACGAGCAACTTCTACCAGCTCGCCGTCGACGCGGGCGCGAACGTCGAGGCCGTCGAGGGCTGGGCGCAGGCCGTCGCACTCCTCGAGCAGGGCCGCGTCGACGCGACCGTCAACGACAAGCTCACCTACCTCGACTACCTCAAGCAGACGCCCGATGCGAAGCTCGCCGTCGTGGCTGAGACCGACCCGAGCGAGAGCGCCCTCACCTTCACGAAGGACAAGACGGCGCTCGTGAAGGCCGTCGACGAGGCGCTCGCCGAACTCCGCGACGAGGGCGTGCTCGCCGAGCTCGGTGAGAAGTACTTCGGCGAGGACGTCTCGCAGTAG
- a CDS encoding amino acid ABC transporter permease → MTEWQLALDSFWPLLWGGISGTIPLAVASFALGLVLALGVALMRLSRNRVLSGIARFYISVIRGTPLLVQLFVIFYGMPSIGITIDPWPSAIIAFSLNVGGYAAEVIRAAILSVPKGQWEAGYTIGMSPGTTLTRLILPQAARVSVPPLSNTFISLVKDTSLASLILVTEMFRVAQEIAAFSREFLLIYIEAALIYWLFCLVLSSGQNLLEKRLDRYVAH, encoded by the coding sequence ATGACCGAGTGGCAGCTCGCGCTCGACTCGTTCTGGCCATTGCTCTGGGGCGGCATCAGCGGCACCATTCCGCTTGCAGTGGCCTCCTTCGCGCTCGGCCTCGTGCTGGCGCTCGGCGTCGCGCTCATGCGCCTCAGCCGCAATCGGGTGCTGAGCGGCATCGCGAGGTTCTACATCTCGGTGATCCGCGGCACCCCGCTGCTCGTGCAGCTGTTCGTGATCTTCTACGGCATGCCGTCGATCGGCATCACGATCGACCCGTGGCCGAGCGCGATCATCGCGTTCTCGCTCAACGTCGGCGGGTACGCCGCCGAGGTGATCAGGGCGGCCATCCTCTCGGTGCCGAAGGGGCAGTGGGAGGCCGGGTACACGATCGGCATGTCGCCCGGCACGACGCTCACCCGGCTGATCCTGCCGCAGGCTGCCCGCGTCTCGGTGCCGCCGCTGTCGAACACGTTCATCTCGCTGGTGAAGGACACCTCGCTCGCCTCGCTCATCCTCGTGACCGAGATGTTCCGGGTGGCGCAGGAGATCGCGGCGTTCAGCCGCGAGTTCCTGCTCATCTACATCGAGGCGGCGCTCATCTACTGGTTGTTCTGCCTCGTGCTCTCGAGCGGGCAGAACCTGCTCGAGAAGCGATTGGACCGCTATGTCGCCCACTGA
- a CDS encoding amino acid ABC transporter ATP-binding protein: MSPTDPLAPVERPDDSVLLSARGIRKSFGDNEVLRSIDLEVRRGEVVVLIGPSGSGKTTVLRALNGLETPGAGTIDFAGGPVIDFAAPVPKAQRYALRDRSAMVFQQHNLFPHMTVLQNVVEGPVRVQKVPKARAVAEASALLDRVGLAEKRDAYPFELSGGQQQRVGIVRALALKPQLLLFDEPTSALDPELVGEVLQVIKELADEGWTMVVVTHELSFARQAADEVLFMDGGVVVERGAPGTIFTNPTHERTRRFLDRILRPLEDGGQGDVSP; the protein is encoded by the coding sequence ATGTCGCCCACTGACCCGCTCGCCCCGGTCGAGCGACCCGACGACAGCGTGCTGCTCTCGGCCCGCGGCATCCGCAAGTCGTTCGGCGACAACGAGGTGCTGCGCTCGATCGACCTCGAGGTGCGGCGCGGCGAGGTCGTCGTGCTCATCGGCCCGAGCGGCTCGGGCAAGACGACCGTGCTGCGCGCGCTCAACGGCCTCGAGACGCCGGGCGCCGGCACGATCGACTTCGCCGGCGGCCCGGTCATCGACTTCGCCGCTCCGGTGCCGAAGGCCCAGCGCTATGCCCTGCGCGACCGCTCGGCGATGGTGTTCCAGCAGCACAACCTCTTCCCGCACATGACGGTGCTGCAGAACGTCGTCGAGGGCCCGGTGCGCGTGCAGAAGGTGCCGAAGGCGCGGGCCGTGGCCGAGGCATCCGCCCTGCTCGATCGCGTCGGCCTCGCGGAGAAGCGCGACGCCTACCCCTTCGAACTCTCGGGCGGGCAGCAGCAGCGCGTCGGCATCGTGCGTGCGCTCGCGCTGAAACCGCAGCTGCTGCTCTTCGACGAGCCGACGAGCGCGCTCGACCCCGAACTCGTGGGCGAGGTGCTGCAGGTCATCAAGGAGCTCGCCGACGAGGGATGGACCATGGTCGTCGTCACCCACGAGCTGAGCTTCGCGCGGCAGGCGGCCGACGAGGTGCTCTTCATGGACGGCGGCGTCGTGGTCGAACGGGGTGCCCCCGGCACGATCTTCACGAACCCGACGCACGAGCGCACCCGGCGGTTCCTCGACCGGATCCTGCGGCCGCTCGAGGACGGCGGTCAGGGCGACGTCAGCCCTTGA
- a CDS encoding carbohydrate ABC transporter permease: protein MIVTETTPARIARIGFLGLWLVITIFPLYWIIVTSFKAPGDIFSYPLQYWPAEFSFENYVQLFEKADFGTYVVNSLVVSTAAATVATLISLLSAYVLARFEFRSKSAILMAFLVTQMIPTFIALGPLYLLMVDLGLVDDRFGLMLVYVAVCIPFCTIMLRGFFANIPDALEEAAMIDGCSRIGALFRVIVPVMKPGIVAAFIFNFVNCWNELFLSVTLMNKDENKTIPTALNGFITSFNIDWGSMSAAAVLTILPTMLLFAFASRYIVQGLTAGAVKG, encoded by the coding sequence GTGATCGTCACCGAGACCACGCCCGCACGCATCGCACGCATCGGCTTCCTCGGGCTCTGGCTCGTGATCACGATCTTCCCGCTGTACTGGATCATCGTGACGTCGTTCAAGGCGCCCGGCGACATCTTCAGCTACCCGCTGCAGTACTGGCCGGCCGAGTTCTCGTTCGAGAACTACGTGCAGCTGTTCGAGAAGGCCGACTTCGGCACCTACGTCGTCAACAGTCTCGTCGTCTCGACCGCGGCGGCGACCGTCGCGACGCTCATCTCGCTGCTCTCGGCCTACGTGCTGGCCCGGTTCGAGTTCCGCAGCAAGTCCGCGATCCTCATGGCGTTCCTCGTGACCCAGATGATCCCCACGTTCATCGCGCTGGGGCCGCTCTACCTGCTCATGGTGGACCTGGGGCTCGTCGACGATCGCTTCGGCCTGATGCTCGTCTACGTGGCGGTGTGCATCCCGTTCTGCACGATCATGCTGCGCGGCTTCTTCGCGAACATCCCCGACGCCCTCGAGGAGGCGGCGATGATCGACGGATGCTCCCGGATCGGCGCACTGTTCCGGGTCATCGTCCCGGTGATGAAGCCGGGCATCGTTGCCGCGTTCATCTTCAACTTCGTCAACTGCTGGAACGAGCTGTTCCTGTCGGTGACGCTCATGAACAAGGACGAGAACAAGACGATCCCGACCGCGCTCAACGGCTTCATCACGAGCTTCAACATCGATTGGGGCTCGATGTCGGCGGCCGCCGTGCTGACGATCCTGCCGACGATGCTCCTGTTCGCGTTCGCGAGCCGCTACATCGTGCAGGGCCTGACGGCGGGCGCGGTCAAGGGCTGA
- a CDS encoding carbohydrate ABC transporter permease: MTTVEERPPTRAGAPAPATPAPAPRRRRAFTTRRGLVVAAFMLPAAIFVGVFIYYPMLAGSQMAFRHWNLSNLTDTSWIGLQNFATIFADPAFGVILGNSVLWVVASIVPQLVIGFALALWLRRKFRFRGLYQALIFFPWAISGFLIGILFRWMFNGEFGVVNDLLMKTGLIDQGIPWLAQPDTAMFAVIIANIWYGVTFFAIMILAALQSVPDELFEAAALDGAGKVRTLFQITIPYISTTLALTVLLRVIWIFNFPDIIWAMTGGGPANQTHIITTWMITFTQKGDYGVASALGLIVVGLLLVFSAFYLMALRGKKEVSS; the protein is encoded by the coding sequence ATGACGACCGTCGAGGAGCGCCCGCCCACACGGGCGGGCGCTCCCGCCCCGGCGACCCCTGCCCCCGCGCCTCGGCGCCGCCGCGCCTTCACGACGCGCCGCGGACTCGTCGTCGCCGCGTTCATGCTTCCCGCCGCGATCTTCGTCGGCGTGTTCATCTACTACCCCATGCTCGCCGGCAGCCAGATGGCGTTCCGCCACTGGAACCTGAGCAACCTCACCGACACCTCGTGGATCGGGCTCCAGAACTTCGCCACGATCTTCGCCGATCCCGCGTTCGGCGTGATCCTCGGCAACTCGGTACTCTGGGTCGTGGCTTCGATCGTGCCGCAACTGGTGATCGGCTTCGCGCTCGCGCTCTGGCTGCGCCGGAAGTTCCGCTTCCGCGGCCTCTACCAGGCGCTCATCTTCTTCCCGTGGGCGATCTCGGGTTTCCTCATCGGCATCCTCTTCCGCTGGATGTTCAACGGAGAGTTCGGGGTCGTCAACGACCTCCTGATGAAGACCGGACTCATCGACCAGGGCATTCCGTGGCTGGCGCAACCCGACACCGCGATGTTCGCGGTGATCATCGCGAACATCTGGTACGGCGTGACGTTCTTCGCGATCATGATCCTCGCCGCGCTGCAATCCGTTCCGGATGAGCTCTTCGAAGCCGCCGCGCTCGACGGCGCAGGCAAGGTGCGCACGCTCTTCCAGATCACGATCCCGTACATCTCGACGACACTCGCCCTGACCGTGCTGCTCCGCGTCATCTGGATCTTCAACTTCCCCGACATCATCTGGGCGATGACCGGCGGCGGCCCCGCCAACCAGACCCACATCATCACCACGTGGATGATCACGTTCACCCAGAAGGGCGACTACGGCGTGGCCTCGGCGCTCGGACTCATCGTCGTCGGCCTGCTGCTCGTCTTCTCGGCCTTCTACCTGATGGCCCTTCGCGGCAAGAAGGAGGTGTCGTCGTGA
- a CDS encoding ABC transporter substrate-binding protein, with product MANGKVLTGLGIGLAATLAFSGCSGAADDGTVTLQMVESLTNPARTELLETLIDEFEQENPGIEVELVSPPTDQADQKIQQMLQSGTGVDVLEVRDLTVGPFSTNGWLADMGPEFEGWKGWDALTDNAKNVATAGGKTYFIPYGFYGISLFYRTDLVEEAGFDGAPVSWEDLLEQASAIQDPEANTYGYAFRGGKNGYSNAALVIEAYVADDLDLENAYRLQNGDSMFAAPEALDAMELYIDLFEQASPPSSVAWGYPEMVEGFSNGSTAFLLQDPEVIAAVEQSTSITADQWTTAPMLVGPSGTAIQPLATAGWGVAEASEHRAESAKLIQFLSEGDASIRFTEGNSLVPILNGADEAEFYKTGAWESYLTMNEQPETYITAVQPRGVAWWTEWADKADAELQQVLIGQLTTEELLASWDAYWTEKWAAE from the coding sequence ATGGCCAACGGAAAGGTCCTGACCGGGCTCGGCATCGGCTTGGCGGCAACCCTCGCCTTCAGCGGATGCTCCGGCGCCGCTGACGACGGCACGGTCACGCTGCAGATGGTCGAGAGCTTGACCAACCCGGCACGCACCGAACTGCTCGAGACGCTCATCGACGAGTTCGAGCAGGAGAACCCCGGCATCGAGGTGGAGTTGGTCTCACCGCCCACCGATCAGGCCGACCAGAAGATCCAGCAGATGCTCCAGTCGGGCACGGGCGTCGACGTCCTCGAAGTGCGCGACCTCACCGTCGGTCCGTTCTCGACGAACGGATGGCTCGCCGACATGGGTCCCGAGTTCGAGGGCTGGAAGGGCTGGGACGCCCTGACCGACAACGCGAAGAACGTCGCCACGGCCGGTGGCAAGACCTACTTCATCCCGTACGGCTTCTACGGCATCAGCCTCTTCTACCGCACCGATCTGGTGGAGGAGGCCGGGTTCGACGGCGCACCGGTGAGCTGGGAGGACCTGCTCGAGCAGGCGTCGGCGATCCAGGACCCCGAGGCGAACACCTACGGGTACGCGTTCCGCGGCGGCAAGAACGGCTACTCGAACGCCGCCCTCGTGATCGAGGCCTACGTCGCCGACGACCTCGACCTCGAGAACGCGTACCGGTTGCAGAACGGCGACTCGATGTTCGCGGCTCCAGAGGCGCTCGACGCGATGGAGCTCTACATCGACCTGTTCGAGCAGGCATCGCCGCCGTCGTCGGTGGCATGGGGCTACCCCGAGATGGTGGAGGGCTTCTCGAACGGCTCGACCGCGTTCCTGCTGCAGGATCCCGAGGTCATCGCGGCGGTCGAGCAGTCGACGTCCATCACCGCCGACCAGTGGACGACCGCCCCCATGCTCGTCGGCCCGAGCGGCACGGCGATCCAGCCGCTCGCCACCGCGGGCTGGGGCGTCGCCGAGGCGAGCGAGCACCGGGCGGAGTCGGCGAAGCTCATCCAGTTCCTCTCCGAGGGCGACGCCTCGATCCGCTTCACCGAGGGCAACAGCCTCGTCCCGATCCTGAACGGCGCCGACGAGGCGGAGTTCTACAAGACCGGAGCGTGGGAGAGCTACCTCACCATGAACGAGCAGCCCGAGACGTACATCACCGCCGTGCAGCCGCGCGGTGTCGCCTGGTGGACCGAGTGGGCCGACAAGGCCGACGCCGAACTGCAGCAGGTGCTCATCGGCCAGCTCACGACCGAGGAGCTCCTCGCCAGCTGGGATGCCTACTGGACCGAGAAGTGGGCCGCCGAGTAG
- a CDS encoding aminotransferase class V-fold PLP-dependent enzyme, whose amino-acid sequence MTTAAPTALAFADGSPASTGWTLSDSALHTNHGSFGAVPRRVQEEQNRLRAVMDAGPVDWFSTLPARIGDARRAIAGIVGTAPEHTALVPNASGGASVVYNSLTAESGAEIVVTDHGYGAVTMGAERAARRWGGRVVTAHVPLDASPAEAHERIMAACTDATRLIVIDHITSATARFLPVREVAASARRRGITTLVDGAHVPGLYDAPLDGLDCDVWIGNLHKFACAPRGAAVLVAPGELRHELFPLIDSWGAPHPFPERFDTQGTLDQTSYLTAPASYAFIDEHWGWPAVRAYMTELADYAETLIADAFAERTGEDHRVDVGAPVNALRLVRLPAGLATTHPEADALRDRVVREFGVEAAFTSFNGIGYYRLSTHAYNTARDFEAFVDRLVPTLCELAVAAPR is encoded by the coding sequence GTGACCACCGCAGCGCCCACCGCCCTCGCCTTCGCCGACGGCTCGCCCGCCTCGACCGGCTGGACTCTCAGCGACTCCGCGCTGCACACGAATCACGGGTCGTTCGGCGCCGTGCCGCGGCGCGTGCAGGAGGAGCAGAACCGCCTCAGGGCCGTCATGGACGCCGGGCCGGTCGACTGGTTCTCGACGCTGCCCGCACGCATCGGCGACGCCCGCCGCGCGATCGCCGGGATCGTCGGTACCGCCCCGGAGCACACGGCTCTCGTGCCGAACGCGAGCGGCGGCGCGAGCGTGGTCTACAACAGCCTCACCGCGGAGTCCGGCGCCGAGATCGTCGTCACCGACCACGGGTACGGCGCGGTCACGATGGGTGCCGAACGTGCCGCTCGGCGCTGGGGCGGCCGGGTCGTGACGGCACACGTGCCGCTCGACGCGTCCCCCGCCGAGGCGCACGAGCGCATCATGGCCGCCTGCACCGACGCGACCCGACTGATCGTCATCGACCACATCACCTCGGCGACCGCGCGATTCCTGCCGGTGCGCGAGGTCGCGGCATCCGCTCGCCGGCGAGGGATCACCACGCTCGTCGACGGCGCCCACGTGCCCGGGCTCTACGACGCCCCGCTCGACGGCCTCGACTGCGACGTCTGGATCGGGAACCTCCACAAGTTCGCGTGCGCGCCCCGGGGAGCCGCCGTGCTCGTCGCCCCCGGGGAGCTACGGCACGAGCTGTTCCCCCTGATCGACTCGTGGGGCGCCCCGCACCCCTTCCCCGAGCGATTCGACACCCAGGGCACACTCGACCAGACGAGCTACCTCACCGCACCCGCCTCGTACGCGTTCATCGACGAGCACTGGGGATGGCCGGCCGTGCGCGCGTACATGACCGAACTCGCCGACTACGCCGAAACGCTGATCGCCGACGCGTTCGCCGAACGCACGGGTGAGGACCACCGCGTCGACGTCGGCGCGCCCGTGAACGCCCTGCGCCTCGTGCGCCTGCCTGCCGGACTCGCCACGACCCACCCCGAGGCGGATGCGCTGCGCGACCGGGTGGTGCGGGAGTTCGGCGTCGAAGCGGCCTTCACGAGCTTCAACGGCATCGGCTACTACCGCCTCTCCACTCACGCCTACAACACGGCGCGCGACTTCGAGGCGTTCGTCGACCGCTTGGTCCCGACGCTCTGCGAACTCGCCGTTGCTGCGCCTCGCTGA
- a CDS encoding FadR/GntR family transcriptional regulator — protein MSAIDDAFHGLRHIIASGELAPGQRFPPEAELCERLGVSRGSLREAVRMLDALGVIESRHGSGTYVSALEPANIIGALSLTVELMPFDAFIELYEVRRVLESHAAAQAAARMTDAGATELRDILDELEAREGEQGTELDALFHETIAKLAGNAALVELLRTFRSRSRAYQVFDLPSGPDMKQVSDRGHREILSALVNRDPASAEAAAAAHVAQTEQWLRTHRPAPVARTMPAAS, from the coding sequence ATGAGCGCGATCGACGACGCCTTCCACGGACTGCGGCACATCATCGCGTCGGGCGAACTCGCGCCCGGCCAGCGATTCCCGCCCGAAGCCGAGCTCTGCGAGCGGCTGGGCGTCTCGCGAGGGTCGCTCCGGGAAGCGGTGCGCATGCTCGACGCGCTCGGTGTGATCGAATCGCGCCATGGATCGGGAACCTACGTCTCCGCACTCGAACCCGCGAACATCATCGGCGCGCTGAGCCTCACCGTGGAACTCATGCCGTTCGACGCGTTCATCGAGCTCTACGAGGTGCGCCGGGTCCTCGAGTCCCATGCCGCCGCCCAAGCCGCAGCACGCATGACGGATGCCGGTGCGACGGAGCTCCGCGACATCCTCGACGAGCTCGAGGCACGCGAAGGGGAGCAGGGCACCGAGCTCGACGCGCTCTTCCACGAGACGATCGCGAAGCTCGCGGGCAATGCGGCCCTCGTCGAGCTCCTTCGCACGTTCCGGTCGCGCTCCCGCGCCTACCAGGTCTTCGATCTCCCCTCCGGGCCCGACATGAAACAGGTCAGCGATCGCGGCCACCGCGAGATCCTCAGCGCGCTCGTGAACCGCGACCCGGCGTCTGCGGAGGCCGCCGCCGCGGCGCACGTCGCGCAGACCGAGCAGTGGCTTCGCACGCACCGTCCGGCGCCGGTCGCACGAACCATGCCCGCTGCGAGCTGA
- a CDS encoding Pr6Pr family membrane protein, producing the protein MARSRRSSADEAQRVQRARRWLGVFRLTIAALEVVALIGNFQYVLGFRLFATANFFSYFTVQSAFAAVVTLAIGAAFALLTPRDPEWLGILRTMVTVYVLVSGIVFAVIVAQASTRDYRMEVPWSDTVLHFIVPALALVAWTTDAIMAVNPRVPWSTVGWVLVFPSIWLVYTLFRGADVGWYPYFFLDEAQVGGPAGVALYCLLVLVIFVSLTAGLVAVNRWLWRRARAPRAPRPGTTDRRASRVGSPVPQR; encoded by the coding sequence ATGGCCCGCTCGCGACGCTCCAGCGCTGACGAGGCGCAGCGGGTGCAGCGGGCCAGGCGGTGGCTCGGCGTCTTCCGGCTCACGATCGCGGCGCTCGAGGTCGTGGCGCTCATCGGCAACTTCCAGTACGTGCTCGGGTTCCGGCTCTTCGCGACCGCGAACTTCTTCAGCTACTTCACCGTGCAGTCGGCCTTCGCCGCGGTCGTGACCCTCGCGATCGGTGCCGCCTTCGCCCTGCTCACCCCGCGCGACCCCGAGTGGCTCGGCATCCTCCGCACGATGGTCACGGTCTACGTGCTGGTCTCGGGCATCGTGTTCGCCGTCATCGTCGCCCAGGCCTCGACCCGCGACTACCGCATGGAGGTGCCGTGGTCGGACACCGTGCTGCACTTCATCGTGCCGGCGCTCGCCCTCGTCGCGTGGACGACGGACGCGATCATGGCCGTGAACCCGCGCGTGCCGTGGTCGACGGTCGGCTGGGTGCTCGTCTTCCCGTCGATCTGGCTCGTCTACACGCTGTTCCGCGGGGCTGACGTCGGGTGGTACCCGTACTTCTTCCTCGACGAGGCGCAGGTCGGCGGGCCGGCGGGCGTCGCGCTCTACTGCCTGCTCGTGCTCGTGATCTTCGTCTCGCTCACGGCGGGCCTCGTCGCGGTCAACCGGTGGTTGTGGCGAAGGGCGCGAGCGCCTCGAGCACCTCGGCCTGGAACGACGGATCGTCGAGCGTCTCGAGTCGGGTCGCCTGTACCGCAGCGATGA
- a CDS encoding flavin monoamine oxidase family protein, with product MDSRATPGGIGRRTFIAASLSGFATLALASCTWPEPSPSPLPSTAPPTTAPPAPTNGVPVPTAMRRSRWGVDPFSRGAFSFDSVGSTPQLRRALAEPVEGRLVFAGEATDPDRPGTLEGARASGIRAAADLARLGTAGERVAVIGAGLAGLTAARELVDAGFEVVVLEARDRLGGRIHSTDAPGFDTTVELGGVFTGDDDALLDMLHEASVDTVPFTAEVSATTTTGLRVPIPPTGPDAVATAQEWAATQPHDVSLATALTGSGATPLSAVPDDAGVSPADWLAHTINSGVAPSTGAITSAISATQYDADRIDQLGDLVTGRLSDLVDALAGPLEIAVSSVVTSIAYTDRRVSLRLDSGESLTADRAVVTIPLGVLKTDTVEFSPTLPLMHQRAISLLGMGVVDTVWLRFDEAFWRADVAVPPDAPDDDAPGDDDADSPGLTTPNVLTVVGELSPVATWIDVGLASGEPILLGLIAAVQATRLETLDDPSFQAEVLEALAPFATTTG from the coding sequence ATGGACTCACGGGCGACGCCCGGCGGCATCGGCCGGCGGACCTTCATCGCCGCCTCGCTCTCGGGGTTCGCGACCCTCGCGCTCGCGAGCTGCACCTGGCCCGAGCCGAGCCCGAGCCCGCTGCCCTCGACGGCGCCTCCGACGACCGCGCCGCCCGCACCGACGAACGGCGTGCCCGTGCCGACGGCGATGCGGCGCTCGCGCTGGGGCGTCGACCCGTTCTCGCGCGGGGCGTTCAGCTTCGACTCGGTCGGCAGCACCCCTCAGCTCCGCCGAGCCCTCGCCGAGCCGGTCGAGGGGCGACTCGTGTTCGCCGGCGAGGCGACCGACCCCGACCGACCCGGCACGCTCGAGGGCGCCCGCGCCTCCGGCATCCGCGCCGCCGCCGACCTCGCGAGGCTCGGCACCGCCGGCGAGCGCGTGGCCGTCATCGGGGCCGGCCTCGCCGGGCTCACGGCGGCACGCGAGCTCGTCGACGCGGGCTTCGAGGTCGTCGTGCTCGAGGCGCGCGACCGCTTGGGCGGGCGCATCCACAGCACGGACGCCCCGGGCTTCGACACAACCGTCGAACTCGGCGGCGTGTTCACCGGCGACGACGACGCACTGCTCGACATGCTGCACGAGGCATCCGTCGACACCGTGCCGTTCACGGCAGAGGTCTCGGCCACGACGACGACCGGACTCCGGGTGCCGATTCCGCCGACGGGGCCCGACGCCGTCGCGACCGCCCAGGAGTGGGCGGCGACCCAGCCCCACGACGTGTCGCTCGCGACGGCGCTGACCGGCTCGGGCGCGACGCCGCTCTCGGCGGTGCCCGATGACGCCGGAGTGAGCCCCGCCGACTGGCTCGCGCACACGATCAACAGCGGAGTCGCACCGTCGACCGGCGCCATCACCTCGGCGATCTCCGCCACCCAGTACGACGCGGACCGCATCGACCAGCTCGGCGACCTGGTGACCGGCCGCCTCTCCGACCTCGTCGACGCCCTCGCCGGGCCGCTCGAGATCGCCGTGTCGAGCGTCGTCACGAGCATCGCCTACACCGATCGACGGGTCAGCCTCCGCCTCGACTCCGGGGAGTCGCTCACGGCCGACCGCGCCGTCGTCACCATCCCGCTCGGGGTACTGAAGACCGACACGGTGGAGTTCAGCCCGACGCTGCCGCTCATGCACCAGCGGGCGATCTCGCTGCTCGGCATGGGCGTGGTCGACACGGTCTGGCTGCGCTTCGACGAGGCGTTCTGGCGAGCGGATGTCGCGGTGCCGCCCGATGCCCCGGACGACGATGCCCCCGGCGACGACGATGCCGACTCCCCCGGACTCACGACCCCGAACGTGCTCACCGTCGTCGGCGAGCTCTCCCCGGTCGCCACGTGGATCGACGTCGGCCTCGCGAGCGGCGAGCCGATCCTGCTCGGTCTCATCGCTGCGGTACAGGCGACCCGACTCGAGACGCTCGACGATCCGTCGTTCCAGGCCGAGGTGCTCGAGGCGCTCGCGCCCTTCGCCACAACCACCGGTTGA